In a single window of the Perca flavescens isolate YP-PL-M2 chromosome 18, PFLA_1.0, whole genome shotgun sequence genome:
- the nudt14 gene encoding uridine diphosphate glucose pyrophosphatase NUDT14: protein MEEINNIEVTPCTESDYLKPLRVHYNQNGTKKSWDFMRTHDSVSVLIFNTSSHCFVLVKQFRPAVYMCEWERTKTQPPKSAEKTEEGASESAATAPESPEGQSAPEGESSSQWPPASAGVTYELCAGLVDKPDLSLEEIARQEVLEECGYDVPASKLKRITSYRSGVGVTGAKQTMFYAEVSDDNCVSAGGGEPKEGELIEVVKVPLHEAMTFAYDERIPKTMGVIFSFIWFHNNMSPKYKISTNV, encoded by the exons ATGGAAGAGATTAATAACATTGAAGTCACTCCGTGCACAGAGTCCGACTATCTGAAACCGCTCAGGGTGCACTATAACCAG AATGGCACAAAGAAATCCTGGGACTTCATGCGAACCCATGACAg cGTATCAGTGCTGATCTTCAACACCAGCTCACACTGTTTTGTCCTTGTCAAGCAGTTCCGCCCAG CTGTATACATGTGTGAGTGGGAAAGGACCAAGACGCAGCCGCCTAAGTCTGCTGAAAAAACTGAGGAGGGGGCCTCCGAATCTGCCGCTACAGCCCCCGAGTCTCCGGAGGGCCAGTCGGCCCCAGAGGGGGAGAGCTCTTCTCAGTGGCCCCCGGCCTCAGCGGGCGTCACCTATGAGCTCTGTGCCGGCCTGGTGGACAAACCCGACCTATCTCTGGAGGAGATTGCCCGGCAGGAGGTGCTGGAGGAGTGTGGCTACGATGTGCCTGCCTCTAAACTGAAGAGGATTACTTCTTACAG GTCAGGCGTAGGTGTAACAGGCGCCAAGCAGACCATGTTTTACGCCGAGGTGTCTGACGACAACTGTGTGAGCGCAGGTGGAGGTGAGCCAAAGGAGGGAGAGCTTATCGAGGTGGTCAAAGTCCCGCTGCACGAGGCCATGACGTTTGCATACGACGAGCGTATACCCAAAACCATGGGCGTCATATTTAGTTTCATCTGGTTCCATAATAACATGTCTCCCAAGTACAAGATCTCCACCAATGTGTAA